In uncultured Draconibacterium sp., one genomic interval encodes:
- the gmd gene encoding GDP-mannose 4,6-dehydratase yields the protein MKKIALITGITGQDGAYLAEYLIKQNYVVHGIKRRASMFNTERIDHIYQDPQLDNRNLILHYGDLTDSLNLTRIIQEVQPDEIYNLAAMSHVQVSFDTPEYTANADGVGTLRILEAIRLLNLVEKTKIYQASTSELYGLVQEVPQTEKTPFYPRSPYGIAKLYAYWITVNYREAYNLHASNGILFNHESPIRGETFVTRKITRAMARLALGMQETIFLGNLSAKRDWGHAKDYIKAMHLILQQDKPDDYVIATGITTSIRDFVIMAGKEIGLVITFIGKGVEEKGYISDIDETIFNSRVGLEYLSQIKDRIKKNSSLANNNITPIISVDPSYFRPTEVDLLVGDASKARDILGWKPEYDLNALISEMLHSDIRLMLKDAYLRKGGYRTLNYFE from the coding sequence ATGAAAAAAATAGCTCTTATAACAGGTATTACAGGCCAAGATGGTGCATATCTGGCTGAGTATCTAATAAAACAAAACTATGTAGTTCACGGCATAAAGCGCAGAGCATCAATGTTTAATACAGAACGAATAGATCATATCTATCAGGATCCACAATTAGATAACAGAAACCTGATTTTACATTATGGCGATCTAACCGACAGCCTGAACCTAACACGCATAATACAAGAGGTACAGCCCGATGAAATATATAACCTGGCAGCAATGAGTCACGTACAGGTAAGTTTCGATACACCGGAGTATACCGCCAATGCCGATGGTGTTGGCACCTTACGTATTCTTGAAGCAATTCGACTACTTAATCTGGTTGAAAAGACAAAAATTTACCAAGCTTCAACATCTGAATTATATGGACTCGTTCAAGAAGTTCCTCAAACCGAAAAGACTCCATTTTATCCACGATCGCCATATGGTATTGCAAAGTTATACGCTTATTGGATTACGGTCAATTATCGCGAAGCATATAACCTGCATGCATCTAATGGAATATTGTTTAATCACGAATCGCCAATTAGGGGCGAAACATTCGTAACACGAAAAATTACCAGGGCTATGGCACGTTTAGCTCTCGGCATGCAAGAAACAATCTTCCTTGGAAATTTATCCGCGAAACGAGATTGGGGACATGCAAAAGATTATATTAAAGCAATGCATCTTATTCTTCAACAAGATAAACCCGATGATTATGTAATAGCCACTGGTATAACAACATCAATACGAGATTTTGTTATTATGGCCGGCAAGGAAATTGGACTGGTAATTACTTTTATTGGTAAAGGTGTTGAGGAAAAAGGATATATTTCGGATATAGATGAGACAATTTTTAATTCTCGGGTTGGCCTTGAATATCTTTCACAAATTAAAGATCGGATTAAGAAGAATAGTTCTCTAGCGAACAATAATATTACTCCTATCATTTCTGTTGATCCGAGTTACTTCAGACCAACAGAGGTTGATTTATTGGTCGGAGATGCTTCAAAGGCAAGAGATATCCTAGGTTGGAAACCAGAATACGATTTAAACGCACTCATATCAGAGATGCTACATTCAGATATTAGGTTAATGCTGAAAGATGCATATCTAAGAAAAGGAGGATACCGAACTCTAAACTATTTTGAATAA
- a CDS encoding hydrolase encodes MIIAVDFDGTIVKHKYPAIGREIPYAIKTLKLFQERGHKLILWTYRSGKDLEKAVTFCKKRGLIFYAVNNNFEGEEFDNTYSRKIYADIYIDDRNLLGIPEWEEIYKLVTENKKDSVNS; translated from the coding sequence ATGATTATTGCAGTTGATTTTGACGGGACCATAGTTAAACATAAATATCCTGCTATAGGAAGAGAAATTCCATATGCCATTAAAACCTTGAAGCTTTTTCAAGAAAGAGGTCACAAATTAATTTTATGGACCTACCGTTCCGGAAAAGATTTAGAGAAAGCGGTAACTTTTTGTAAAAAAAGAGGGCTTATTTTTTATGCTGTAAACAATAACTTTGAAGGTGAAGAATTTGATAATACTTATAGCAGAAAAATATATGCTGACATCTACATCGATGATAGAAACCTTCTGGGAATTCCTGAATGGGAAGAGATCTACAAATTAGTCACAGAGAATAAAAAAGATTCAGTTAATTCTTAA
- a CDS encoding LicD family protein, which translates to MNILKTPSGNIQIKKKILYLGIKQIDKKIAKVNLLDFKKMADNHKLNFYLYKGTLLGAIRDNDFIEHDEDIDLMIMEEEKEKFFNLLYHLQKIGFDVVRYERRGIISIMRNNEYIDFYIFKKYEDKIRACGNLFIPERFLLETTHIRFQSAQFRVPKDYKLFLRLQYGENWSSPIQYANFNMSFPQKLKTKVYMKSKDLLPKKIFFKLLTLNAKRRKILFDQKVKSLAIRL; encoded by the coding sequence ATGAACATATTAAAAACACCATCAGGTAATATTCAAATAAAGAAGAAAATATTATATCTAGGGATAAAACAAATAGATAAAAAAATCGCAAAAGTCAATCTTCTTGATTTCAAGAAAATGGCTGATAATCATAAACTTAATTTTTATCTATACAAAGGAACTCTTCTTGGAGCTATACGTGATAATGATTTTATTGAACATGACGAAGATATTGATTTGATGATCATGGAAGAAGAAAAAGAGAAGTTCTTCAATTTACTTTATCATTTACAAAAGATTGGTTTTGATGTTGTTCGCTACGAAAGAAGGGGGATCATATCAATAATGCGAAATAATGAGTATATAGATTTTTATATATTCAAAAAGTATGAAGATAAAATTAGAGCCTGTGGAAACCTTTTTATTCCTGAACGGTTTCTTCTTGAAACAACTCATATCAGGTTCCAATCCGCCCAATTTAGAGTTCCAAAAGATTATAAACTTTTCCTAAGACTTCAGTATGGTGAAAATTGGTCATCTCCTATTCAATATGCAAATTTTAATATGTCATTTCCACAAAAGTTAAAAACAAAAGTTTATATGAAATCAAAAGATTTATTACCAAAAAAAATCTTTTTTAAACTACTTACTTTAAATGCTAAAAGAAGGAAGATTCTCTTCGATCAGAAAGTTAAATCCCTTGCAATTCGGCTATAG